A DNA window from Panthera tigris isolate Pti1 chromosome X, P.tigris_Pti1_mat1.1, whole genome shotgun sequence contains the following coding sequences:
- the LOC102964204 gene encoding paraneoplastic antigen Ma6E codes for MVGGAPAAVAPAGVSDKAKGDLLLAEVKGCMASTAEPVTVCAPLCDRAPPPQVSAMALAMLPGWCRWMGVDEQRSPLILGIPHDSGGGAGARGEEGDGGGAAAGGGAGGGSQEGAGGGAAAGGGAGARGEEGDGGGAAAGGGAGGGSQEEAGGGAASGGGAAAGGEEGGKAKAGGEAGGEAGAGGEEGTGGEAAAGGGAASGGWAAAGGEEGDKAEAGGQAGGEAGAGGEEGTGGEAAAGGGAAAGGGAGAGGGAGAGGEAGGEAGAGGEEGTGGRAATVGQAGPEEEAGESDEEGAAGDTGVAGLFGSVSVAGAAGEAGPPGEEGAVGAAGAIGAGRSWTQPWSPAWQPVLENRASMELRTFPGMEEPHREEESFESWLDHASDMLYLWCHITERERRRRLMESLGGPALDLVCGLLAENPDVPAQDCLATLVQVFGRKDTPTTARLKFLTCGQRPQETLFVYVIRLEGLLQSAVEKGAIHPSLADQLRTRQVLMRARPNEMLENKLRRMRLDRRPPGFLGMLRLIQETEAWEATAARSEHLQVGEGARVGTGGLAAARASGEVAEASPAREDASQAALANLGASEAVPGSAEADTAAPEAHDAARAALVPEEAPKIFPATQEDGNAPASAGLDQAKPSEAPGGPTPAQMGSASREGPGGPGCEPEGLAQAGDQEAGEPLEEGPKPIPGESGNEDGAGEVRPPKSSSGK; via the exons ATGGTGGGAGGGGCTCCGGCTGCAGTGGCCCCAGCAGGGGTGTCGGACAAGGCGAAAGGGGACCTTCTCCTTGCAGAGGTGAAGGGCTGCATG GCCTCCACTGCAGAGCCTGTGACAGTCTGCGCGCCCCTGTGCGATCGCGCCCCTCCCCCGCAGGTATCCGCGATGGCACTGGCAATGCTTCCTGGCTGGTGCAGGTGGATGGGCGTGGATGAGCAGCGCTCGCCGCTCATCCTGGGCATTCCCCACGACT CTGGAGGCGGGGCAGGAGCTAGAGGCGAGGAAGGAGATGGAGGCGGGGCAGCGGCTGGAGGCGGGGCAGGAGGTGGAAGCCAGGAAggagctggaggcggggcagcAGCTGGAGGCGGGGCAGGAGCTAGAGGCGAGGAAGGAGATGGAGGCGGGGCAGCGGCTGGAGGCGGGGCAGGAGGTGGAAGCCAGGAAGAAGCTGGAGGCGGGGCAGCGTCTGGAGGCGGGGCTGCAGCTGGTggtgaggaaggaggcaaggCAAAAGCTGGAGGCGAGGCAGGAGGTGAGGCAGGAGCTGGAGGTGAGGAAGGAACTGGAGGCGAGGCAGCAGCTGGAGGCGGGGCAGCGTCTGGAGGCTGGGCAGCAgctggaggtgaggaaggagacAAGGCAGAAGCTGGAGGCCAGGCAGGAGGTGAAGCAGGAGCTGGAGGTGAGGAAGGAACTGGAGGGGAGGCAGCGGCTGGAGGCGGGGCAGCGGCTGGAGGcggggcaggagctggaggcggggcaggagctggaggcGAGGCAGGAGGTGAGGCAGGAGCTGGAGGCGAGGAAGGAACTGGAGGCAGGGCAGCCACTGTGGGCCAGGCAGGGCctgaagaggaagcaggagagtcAGATGAGGAGGGAGCCGCTGGGGACACAGGAGTTGCAGGTTTGTTCGGATCTGTGAGTGTGGCAGGAGCTGCAGGTGAGGCGGGACCTccaggggaggaaggagctgTGGGTGCGGCAGGAGCCATAGGTGCGGGAAGATCCTGGACCCAGCCTTGGAGCCCGGCCTGGCAGCCTGTGCTGGAAAACAGGGCCTCTATGGAACTGAGAACCTTTCCTGGAATGGAAGAGCCACACCGAGAAGAAGAGTCCTTTGAGAGCTGGCTGGATCACGCCAGTGACATGCTGTACCTGTGGTGCCACAtcacagaaagggagaggaggaggaggctgatgGAGAGCTTGGGTGGCCCCGCACTGGATCTGGTGTGCGGCCTCCTGGCAGAAAACCCTGACGTCCCTGCACAGGATTGCCTGGCCACGCTGGTCCAGGTGTTTGGGAGGAAGGACACCCCCACGACGGCACGGCTGAAGTTCCTGACCTGTGGCCAGCGGCCCCAGGAGACTCTCTTTGTCTATGTGATTCGCCTGGAAGGCCTGCTGCAGTCGGCCGTGGAGAAGGGGGCCATCCATCCCAGCCTTGCGGACCAGTTACGCACCCGGCAGGTGCTGATGCGGGCCCGCCCCAACGAGATGCTCGAGAACAAGCTGAGGAGGATGCGGCTGGACAGGAGACCACCTGGCTTCCTGGGGATGCTGCGGCTCATTCAGGAGACCGAGGCGTGGGAGGCCACCGCAGCTAGGAGTGAGCActtgcaagtgggagagggggccCGTGTGGGCACCGGAGGCCTGGCCGCTGCCCGGGCCAGTGGAGAGGTTGCCGAAGCCTCCCCAGCCAGGGAAGATGCTTCCCAGGCTGCCCTGGCCAACCTGGGGGCCAGTGAGGCAGTTCCTGGCAGTGCCGAAGCTGATACGGCTGCTCCTGAAGCCCATGATGCCGCCAGGGCAGCCCTCGTCCCTGAGGAGGCCCCCAAGATCTTCCCTGCCACGCAGGAAGATGGAAATGCTCCCGCCTCTGCGGGCCTAGATCAGGCAAAGCCCTCAGAGGCCCCTgggggccccacccctgcccagatGGGCAGCGCTTCCAGGGAGGGCCCGGGAGGTCCTGGCTGTGAGCCGGAGGGCCTCGCCCAGGCAGGAGACCAGGAGGCTGGGGAGCCCCTGGAGGAGGGGCCCAAGCCCATCCCAGGGGAGTCGGGAAACGAGGACGGGGCTGGGGAGGTGAGGCCCCCCAAGTCCTCCTCGGGCAAATAG